A window from Vigna angularis cultivar LongXiaoDou No.4 chromosome 7, ASM1680809v1, whole genome shotgun sequence encodes these proteins:
- the LOC128197990 gene encoding uncharacterized protein LOC128197990: MGYMQVEELYYSVQDVLHKVDDDKGAMNMVNVAKYLGKVNLYVVHGVDEATILENDENEILLVCEGHVESGESSGVGGEAHVEGGEEGITDVVEGAVEVQNDYAVDVDNEDVRDVDNDDALEVQKEDLLDVDNEDWLDVEHDDALEVEKEDSVDNEDVEHEDAEDDEVAVEVENEDEVEDVSEEALEVDNEAEIEVESEQVLHVDIQDGGEVDSEEEVEVEVEVNSDDEAGMDDLSGDEYVDEDSEKETQ, from the coding sequence ATGGGTTACATGCAAGTAGAAGAATTATATTATAGTGTCCAAGATGTTCTACATAAGGTTGATGATGATAAAGGAGCTATGAACATGGTGAATGTGGCTAAGTATTTGGGGAAAGTGAACCTGTATGTTGTGCATGGGGTGGACGAAGCAACTATCTTAGAAAATGATGAGAATGAGATTCTTTTGGTATGTGAAGGTCATGTAGAGAGTGGTGAGAGTAGTGGCGTAGGAGGAGAAGCACATGTTGAGGGTGGTGAAGAAGGAATTACAGACGTAGTGGAGGGTGCAGTGGAGGTTCAGAATGACTATGCAGTGGATGTTGACAATGAGGATGTACGGGATGTTGACAATGACGATGCATTGGAGGTTCAGAAGGAGGATTTACTAGATGTTGACAATGAGGATTGGTTGGATGTTGAGCATGACGATGCATTGGAGGTTGAGAAGGAGGATTCAGTGGATAACGAGGATGTTGAGCATGAGGATGCAGAAGATGATGAGGTTGCAGTGGAGGTTGAGAATGAGGATGAAGTTGAGGATGTAAGTGAAGAAGCATTGGAAGTGGATAATGAGGCTGAAATTGAGGTCGAAAGTGAACAAGTACTTCACGTGGACATTCAGGATGGAGGGGAGGTTGAtagtgaagaagaagtggaagtggaaGTGGAAGTGAACAGTGATGATGAAGCAGGAATGGATGATCTGAGTGGTGATGAATATGTGGATGAAGACAGTGAAAAAGAAACCCAATAA
- the LOC128197885 gene encoding uncharacterized protein LOC128197885 → MADYKWEVRTVFTNREEFKDAIRRYVVHAGRDLKFIKNDNRRVRVTCMGGQGKCPWLVYCGYLSSRKIWQLRKIIDTHSCSRQLNIKLMNAKWLSQEIDRSLVENPSLKVNDIRTKALRKWNTNVSISKARRAKLIATRQVEGDFKEQYKRVYDYGHELLRCNPGSTVQIKVDSHNGDPIFQRMYVCLKACKDSFISCMPIICLDGCFLKGVYKGELLTAVDLGGTDVCGGCTWMSDQQKGLVLAIQELLPRAEQRYCLRHLYANFRKRFGGQVLKNLMWSAATTTYPQAWEREMLKIKEVNVEAYKYLIAIPPRFWSRSRFTGQPMCDTLDNNITKAFNNVLIHARGKPIIIMMEDIRVYLMKRWATNRSKVTSMDFTICPKIKNKLQKECNLSRFWLPRHSSSVGNKFTVDLDTKECSCRKWMISGIPCCHAIAAMNYCNVDPDNFIPTCFRRSTYEEVYASIIFPLNGPQLWKTTNFNDVLPPLIRKLPGRPKKKRKLEAWELTKDNTQMRVGGHRKKCTICRQTKHNRNNCPLQPQPAEAT, encoded by the exons ATGGCAGATTACAAGTGGGAAGTGCGCACTGTTTTTACTAACAGGGAAGAGTTTAAGGATGCTATTAGAAGGTATGTTGTTCATGCTGGGAGGGatctaaaatttatcaaaaatgaTAACCGTAGGGTGAGGGTGACATGCATGGGTGGCCAAGGTAAGTGCCCATGGCTAGTTTATTGTGGTTATTTGTCATCACGAAAAATTTGGCAATTGAGGAAGATAATTGATACTCATAGTTGTAGTAGGCAACTTAATATTAAACTGATGAATGCTAAGTGGTTAAGTCAGGAAATAGATAGATCTTTAGTTGAGAATCCTAGTTTAAAGGTCAATGATATTCGTACTAAAGCATTAAGAAAATGGAATACAAATGTTTCAATATCCAAGGCAAGAAGGGCAAAGTTAATTGCCACAAGACAGGTTGAAGGAGATTtcaaagaacaatataaaagggTGTACGACTATGGACATGAGCTGTTGAGGTGTAATCCAGGGTCAACAGTGCAGATTAAAGTTGACTCTCATAATGGTGACCCAATCTTTCAAAGAATGTATGTTTGTCTCAAAGCTTGTAAAGATAGTTTCATAAGCTGTATGCCCATTATATGTTTAGATGGATGTTTTTTGAAAGGTGTTTACAAGGGGGAGTTGCTGACTGCTGTTG ACCTCGGGGGCACTGATGTATGTGGAGGGTGCACATGGATGTCAGACCAGCAGAAG GGGTTAGTCTTAGCTATCCAGGAGCTTCTGCCTCGGGCAGAACAAAGATACTGTTTAAGGCACCTTTATGCAAACTTTAGGAAAAGGTTTGGTGGACAAGTATTAAAAAATCTGATGTGGAGTGCTGCAACCACCACATATCCCCAGGCTTGGGAGAGAGAAATgctgaaaattaaagaagtcaATGTTGAAGCATATAAATACCTCATAGCCATTCCCCCTAG GTTTTGGTCAAGGTCTCGCTTCACAGGTCAACCAATGTGTGATACCCTTGATAACAACATCACTAAAGCTTTCAACAATGTTCTCATTCATGCAAGAGGAAAACCAATTATCATAATGATGGAGGATATCAGAGTGTATCTCATGAAAAGGTGGGCCACCAATAGAAGCAAGGTGACATCTATGGACTTCACAATATGCCCAAAGATAAAGAACAAGCTTCAGAAAGAATGTAATTTGTCAAGATTTTGGCTGCCAAG GCACAGTTCATCCGTTGGGAACAAGTTCACAGTGGATCTGGACACTAAAGAGTGTAGCTGCAGAAAGTGGATGATCAGTGGCATCCCATGCTGTCATGCAATTGCAGCAATGAACTACTGTAATGTTGATCCAGACAATTTTATACCCACTTGCTTCAGAAGATCCACATATGAAGAGGTGTATGCGTCCATAATTTTTCCACTCAATGGTCCCCAACTGTGGAAAACCACAAATTTCAATGATGTACTACCACCACTGATAAGGAAGTTGCCTGGGAGGCCAAAGAAAAAACGGAAGTTGGAGGCATGGGAGTTAACTAAGGACAACACTCAAATGCGTGTTGGAGGGCATAGGAAAAAGTGTACCATTTGCCGTCAGACAAAGCACAACAGGAATAACTGCCCTTTACAGCCCCAACCAGCAGAAGCAACCTAA